The region TGACCAACTGTTCCAGTTGCTGCCGACTGGTCTTTTTGCGATCGATTTTCACGTAGGCGCTGAATTCATCCGGCACAATCACCACATCCGCTACGCCCGGATGCTGCTGCAACTTATCGGACAGCGCATTATCCCGTAGCGCTTCATCCGGCAAGGTAATGCGCAGGCTGCTCAGATAAGGCGGCTCCTGCATGGTAAAGCTGACCAGCAACCAGACTAGCCCCAGCAGTGCCCCCGCGCTGAATACCAGCGATGCGCCATGCAGGTCATACAGAGCGCCGCCGAGGCTGCCGCCAATCGCCACCCCGATGAACTGGGTGGTGGAATAGACCCCCATCGCGGTGCCCTTGTAACCGGCTGGCGATTCCTTGCTGATCAGGGATGGCAGCAGCGCTTCCATAACGTTGAACCCCAGGAAGAACAGCTGAATACCGATGAGTATCTGCCACAAGGCATGATTGCCCGCCTGCAGCAATACCAGCTCCGCCGCAATCAGAATCATGACGCAGGCAATAAATACCTGCTTCATCCGCCGTTTGACCTCGGCATAGATGACGAACGGCACGACGGCAGCGAACGACACCAGCATCGTTACCAGATAGACCTTCCAGTGATGTTGCGGCGCCAGTCCTGCCTGTTCCATTACCCGCGGTAATGCCACAAAACTCGACATCAGCAGGATGTGCAGGCACATGATGCCGAAGTTGAGTTTCAGCAGTCGGCTGTTGGTCAGCACTTTGCTAACGCCGCCGCGTACGATAGCGGACTCACGATTCAACACATGGGATGACGAAGAAGGGATGACGGCCAGGGTAATCATGATAGCCAGCAGCGCCAGCAATGCGATCCCCCAGAACAGTGCATTCAGACCTAACGCGTGGGTGACAATCGGGCCGACCACCATGGCGATAGCAAAGGTGATGCCGAAGCTGACGCCGATAAACGCCATCGCTTTGGTGCGGTTCTGCTCGCGGGTTAAATCCGACAGCAGCGCCATGACCGCAGCGGAAATGGCGCCGGAACCCTGTAGCGCGCGGCCGAGAATAATTCCCCAGATTGTGTCGCTCAGCGCGGCGATGACACTACCCAGCACAAATATCAGCAGGCCGCCGACAATCAGCGGTTTACGTCCTATGCGGTCGGACATCAGCCCGAATGGGATTTGGAAGATCGCCTGCATCAGGCCATAAATGCCTATCGCAACGCCAATCAGTGATTCGCTGGCGCCCTGCAGAGCCATTCCGTAAGTGGTTAGCACCGGAAGCACCATGAACATGCCCAGCATACGAAGTGAAAAAACCAGACCCAGTCCCCATGTCGCCCTCTGCTCAACAGGGGTCATGCGATTATCGTTCATTGCTACCTCTGACATTTCGTTAGCGCTATTTTAGTATCCGGACTCAAAAGCGTAAACGACAGGTTTGTTTCTGTATTTGGCAAAACAGGGGAGGGGGATGAAAAATGCCCGTCTTCAGGTCCGTTGTACAGTGGGTAATGTCGATAAATATAAAATAAGACAATGAGTTAGTCAGCGTTTCAACCTCTGCATGGCGTTGGCGCTTTATAGACAGGAGTTACAGAGAAGCATCACGGGGCAAGCCAGAGGGCACGGGTCAGTTCACACCAACTCACTTCTCACCCTCTATCGTATGCCCCGCATGCTTTTTCCGGTCCCCAAAAGCGAAAGTGCGAGATCCGGACACTCTTCTGAGAAACGTTATGACAGCGTACGAAGGACATTGTCGATGTCAGACCGCCACTCTTCTGCTGACACCGCTTTGAATGGAACTGCACCAACCGAGGCACTTGAAATAACAACCGTGGGTTCGAGGTCGCGCAGAAGCATAAGGCTGCTCTTAAGGTCCGATTTCGAGCCCCCTTCATACCAATTGGTGCGGGTCTCCCAAATCCCGTGGTTCATATAGAGAGTGTCTCCGGTAAACAGGTATGTTTGTCCATGAACTGACCGAACCAGAAAACACACGCTGCCTTTGGTATGACCGGGCGTTGGTATCACCTCGATGTTGCCCTGGCGGATCTCCCGGCCATCGAACAGGTAATCAACCGGCGTTACCTTTCTGGCGACCGGTTCTTCCAGTCGATGGCAACAGAGTTTCGAGCCAAAAAGCGTCTTGATCTCGGCGAGCGCGCCGCCTACCTCATCCCGGTGGCTCAAAAACTGATAGGTTATCCCGCCCAGTTCTTGAATGTGTTGATACTCCTCCCGCGAGCCGGAGTTGTAAAAGAGGATGTTGCCGGTGTCCTGTACCAGCAGGTAAGCGTGGGAGTTTACGCCCGAGAATGGGTGTTCCACACGGGTTTGCCAGAGATCAGGGTAAATCTGTTTCATGCTTACCTCCTTAGAATTTCTTCTGTTTGTTCAGCAGATGGCATTCCTGGCCGGATTGCCAGCTCTGTCGACACTAGGTGCGTGTAGAGTCCGGAGTGCGGAAATACCTATCTCCTTCGAGATCGGAAAGCAGTGAAGGCATCATCGGATTCCAACCGAGTCTTTCCCGCGTCAGACGGTTCGATGCGTCCAGGTCGAATGAAACAAAATGCGAGAACCATCCGAAGTGCGCTTCTGCTTCTGCTGCGGACTTCGAAACGATGGGGACTCCTAACCCACGGCCGATAGCAATGGCGATGTCCTTGAACGGAATGCGTTCCTCGGCGACGGCATGATAGCGAGCACCCGAAGTACCTCGTTCCAGTGCGAGGCGATACAGCGTTGCGGCATCGAGACGATGCACGGCTGGCCAGCAATTTTGGCCTTCTTCAATGTAGGCCGAAACCCCCGTTCTGCGCGCAATGTCGATTAGCAAAGGCACGAACGCGTGGTCTCCGTCGCCGTGAACGGATGAAGCGAGCCGGACGATCGACGCATGTACGCCCTTTGCGATTACCGCGTCGACGGCCTCTTCCGTTGCGGCACGCGGGTTAGTAACAGACCCCGTCGCGGGCATTGAGTCCTCGGTGGTTCTTTGGCTTTTGGGAAGAATTCCAATGGCTGATGTAATCACAAGCCGACGCGTAGACCCTTCGACAACGGAACCGAGTGCCTCGATCAGGCGGCGGTCAGTTTCGCAGTTGGCCTGAAACTTGGAAAAGTCATTGTCAAAGGCGGTATGAATTATACCGTCACAGACGGCTGCCCCGGCGAGAACGCTATCGAGATTCTCGATGTCGCCGCGATGCGCCTCCCCGCCGATGGCGCGCAAACCATCGGCGGACTTGTCCGAGCGGACAAGCCCGAGAACCTGGTATCCGGTGGCGATCAGTTCGCGGACAACCGCAGAGCCGACGAATCCGCTGGCCCCAGTAACAAAAATTCGCATGGTCGAGCCCCTTTTTCATGTCCTGTTGAAAAAAGCATGGTGAAAAAACGGCTGATGACTGAGTGTGATTGGCTGCCTCAATCTCAAGCCGTTGGGGCATTCTATTGAACCCGTTCTGTACGATCTATACTGGAAAATCCAAATATCTTTCGCTATCGTCCAGAATTGGGGCGCGGTTTTTTGGGAAAATGCTACCTTGAATTAAGAAGGAAGGATATGGCGTTCTTGGGGTTTCATCCGTAATAAGCACTAAGGCAGGTTATGCACGCGGTTTAACCGAGTGGCTATATCGCCGTGGAGAGCGCCCTATAATTCGCTTGAACGCTGTGCTGAACGCACTTTCCGATTCATACCCGAGCGAAAAGGCTATAGCCGAAATCGGATCGTCTGAGTTTATTAGTCGATCGCTGGCGAGCAGCATGCGCCATCGTGCCAGATAATCGATTGGGGACGTACCGACGGCTTCTTTAAAACGCTGTGCGAATGAGGATCGTGACATTCCCGTAAGTTCACCCAGTTCCTGAACCGTCCAGTTCAAGGCGGGTTTTTCATGCATGGCGGCTATGGCAGTACCAACGTTCTTGTCGGCCAACGCTGATAGCAGCCCGACACCGCGGCAATCCAGGTGCAGCCTGAGCGCTTGCACTAGGATCATGTGCGCCAAATGCTGCAAAATGAGCACGCTGCCAGGCTGCGGCGCTCGCAGTTCCTGCATCATCCGTTCGACCAGCCAACGCAGTGTGGTTTGATCTGTGGTGCTACGAATATGGACGATGTGGGGCAAAAGCTTCAACAGCATGTCGGCATGCAGTTCGGAAACGGAGAAGCGGCTACTGACGATAAATACGTCGCCGCCGCCGTTCCAGCTAACTATGCCGCCGTTTTCCGCTCCCGTGAATACCTCTGCTGCCTGCACCGGCTTAACATCCATTTGGCTGGCAAGGTGAAACGGCTCTCCGCGTGGAAGAACAAAGCAGTCGCCGCTTTCGAGTTGAACCGGCTCGTCAACCCCTTCCACTGCTAGCCAGCAGCGCCCCGTGACCACCGCGCCGCTCTTGATAGTTCCCGTTTGATCGGGGAATTGAATCGCCCAATCGCCACCGCCATCAAATCCGGCAGACATGTAGTTCACTGGCTTCAATAAGGCTAGAACATCGGAAAGAGGATCCATTAGCGCTCTCGGACGATTGGCAAATAAAAGTGGGTTTTTATCCTAAAGCGTCCAGTGCTTTGGCGCCAGGTTTTTCAGTGTTTCCTGATTCGCACAACGTTCAGCCAGGTTTGGTGCTATCACCGCGTGCAATAAAAAAAACAGACGGGCAAGCCCGTCTGTCTGTATGCATGTACTGATGAAGATCAGTGCAGGTAAGTCAGCAGCGTTTCCTGCATCGGCGTCATCGAATCCACCGACATCATGACGCTTAGGGACGTGATGGCCACGATGGAAAACACGAACAGCTTTCTTGCCCATACGCGATCGTCGTTCGGGCTTTTGTAGCCGGACAAGGCCATGCCGAGCCACCAGACGCTGACCGCCGCCGCCACCACCAGGTATTTGTACCCGGCGTAGCCGCCCAGCGACAACATCAGGGTCGCAACCATAAACGCCAGGATATACAGCGTAATATGATGTTTCGCCACCGAGATGCCTTTGACGACCGGCAGCACCGGAATATTGGCGGCCTGATAATCCTTAAAGCGGAAAATCGCGATAGCGTAGGAATGCGGCATTTGCCACAGGCTGAAAATCAGCAGCAGAATCAGCGCGCCGGCGTCAAACTGGTTGCTGACGGCGCAATAGCCGATCACCGGCGGCGCGGCGCCTGACAGGCTGCCAATCAACGTGCCGTAGACCGAATGGCGTTTCATGTACAGGCTGTAAACGCCGACATAGACCACAAAGCCCATCACCGCCAGCCACATCGCCAGCGGATTTGCCGCGAGGTACAGTAACGCAAAGCCAGCAATACCCAACAGCGAAGCGTAAATCAGCGTGTTTTTCAGCGGAATCAGCCCCTTCACCAGAACCCGATTCTTGGTCCTCTCCATTTTTTTGTCGATATCGCGATCGATAACGTTGTTAAAGACGCAACCCGATGCAACGACCAGCGACACCCCGATCAGGGTCGCGACAAACAGTGGATAATGGATGGTGCCTTTGGCCGCCAGCAAAAATCCACCGATAACGGAAATCAGGTTGCCAAAAATAATGCCCGGTTTGGTGACCTGCAGGTATTGCTTAATCATCATGTAAAAGGCTCGGTTACTGAATCATCATGTTGTGGTGCGCATTCATCATGATCCACAGGGATCCCACCACCACGATTGCGATAATCAGGGCGGTAAACACAATGGCTACCACATTCCAACGCTCTTCTGATGAGGTATTGAGATGCAGGAAGTACACCAGATGAACCAGAATCTGGATAACGGCGCAGCCCAGCACGGTCAGCAGAATGACGCTGTGGGAAGCCGAACCGTTCATCACCAGACCGAACGGAATAACGGTCAGGATGATGGACAGAACGAAACCAATCAGATAGGACTTCACGCTACCGTGGCTGGCGCCGGCATGATCGTGTGTGGAATGACTCATTACATCGCCCCCATCAGATAAACAACAGTGAAGACACAAATCCATACCACGTCAAGGAAGTGCCAGAACAGGCTCAGACACATCAGACGGGTCTTGTTGCGACTGGTCAGGCCGTATTTCGTTACCTGGATCATCATGATGGCAATCCAGATCAGGCCAGAGGTCACGTGGATACCGTGGGTACCGACCAACGCAAAGAACGCGGACAGGAACGCGCTGCGGTCAGGGCCGGCGCCTTCGGCGATCAGGTGATGGAATTCGTAGATTTCCATACCGATGAACACCAGCCCGAACAGAAAGGTCAAACCCAGCCAGGCGTTAACCTGGCTCTTGTTGCCTTTGTTCATGGCAATCATCGCCATGCCGTAGGTGATACTACTGAACAGCAGGGCGAAGGTTTCCACCAGCACGAACTTCAGATCGAACAGTTCTTTGCCGGTCGGGCCGCCAGCAGTGCCGTTCACCAGAACGGCGTAGGTCGCGAACAACATCCCAAACAGGATGCAGTCGCTCATCAGGTAGATCCAGAAACCGAAGACCTTATTGGCGCCGGTGTCGTGGTGCCCATGCTCGGCATGGGCTGCATTGTGATGAGTTAACGTATCAGTGGACATTTTTCACGCCTGCTTTGCTGAGTTTATCGAAGTTTTGATTTTCGATTTTTTCGACCTCTTTAACCGGCACGTAGTAATCCACGTCCTGATTAAAGCTGTGCACGATCCAGGTCGCAACCATGCCCACAAAGCCGATAATCGCCAGCCACCAGATGTACCAGATCATCGCGAAACCAAATACCAGGCTGAATGCGGAGATGATCACGCCTGCGCCGGTATTCTTCGGCATATGAATCTCTTCATACTGAGCTGGTTTGCGATAAGCTTCGCCTTTTTCTTTGATTTCCCAGAATGCATCGCGTTCCTGAATATGCGGCACAATGGCAAAATTGTAGAACGGAGGCGGAGAGGATGTCGCCCATTCCAGCGTACGAGCATCCCACGGGTCGCCGGTCAGATCGCGGTTCTGATCGCGGTCGCGGATACTGACGGCAAACTGGATGATCTGGCACAGGACGCCCAGCGCAATCAGGCCGGCGCCGATAGAAGCCACCACCAGCAGCGGGTGGAATTCCGGATTGATCTGCTGGCTAAGGCGACGGGTCATTCCCATGAAGCCCAGCACGTACAGCGGCATAAAGGCGACGAAGAAGCCGATGATCCAGAACCAGAAGGCGCGTTTGCCCCAGGTTTCATTCAGCGTGAAGCCAAACGCTTTCGGGAACCAGTAGGTGATACCGGCAAAGCAGCCAAACACCACGCCGCCGATGATCACGTTATGGAAGTGAGCGATCAGGAACAGGCTGTTGTGCAGTACAAAGTTGGCGCCCGGCACGGCCAGCAGTACCCCGGTCATACCACCGATGGAGAAGGTGATGATGAAGCCGGTGGTCCACAGCATGGCGGAATGTGGCTGAATGCGCCCCTGATACATGGTGAACAGCCAGTTGAAGATTTTAACCCCGGTCGGGATTGAAATAATCATCGTCGCGATACCGAAGAAGGCGTTGACGTTGGCGCCCGACCCCATGGTGAAGAAGTGGTGCAGCCAAACGATAAACGACAGGACGGTAATAGCGATGGTCGCCCATACCAGCGAGGTATAACCGAACAGACGCTTTTTACAGAAGGTTGCCACGACTTCGGAGTAAATACCGAAGACCGGCAGCACCAAAATGTACACTTCCGGATGGCCCCAGGCCCAAATCAGGTTGATGTACATCATCATGTTGCCACCCATATCATTGGTAAAGAAATGGGTGCCGAGGTAACGGTCCAGCGTCAGCAGGGCGATGGTGACCGTCAGAATCGGGAACGCGGCAATGATCAGCACGTTGGTGCACAACGCCGTCCAGGTGAACACCGGCATTTTCATTAGCGTCATGCCAGGCGCACGCATTTTCATGATGGTGGCGAAGAAGTTAACGCCAGTCAGCGTGGTACCTACACCGGAAATCTGGAGACTCCAGATCCAGTAGTCCACACCGACGCCGGGACTGTATTCCTTGCCTGACAACGGCGGATAGGCTACCCAGCCGGTCTGGGCGAACTCGCCGATCCCCAGAGACAGGTTGATAAGAACCACGCCGGCCACAAACAGCCAGAAGCTGAGTG is a window of Dickeya solani IPO 2222 DNA encoding:
- a CDS encoding MFS transporter; amino-acid sequence: MNDNRMTPVEQRATWGLGLVFSLRMLGMFMVLPVLTTYGMALQGASESLIGVAIGIYGLMQAIFQIPFGLMSDRIGRKPLIVGGLLIFVLGSVIAALSDTIWGIILGRALQGSGAISAAVMALLSDLTREQNRTKAMAFIGVSFGITFAIAMVVGPIVTHALGLNALFWGIALLALLAIMITLAVIPSSSSHVLNRESAIVRGGVSKVLTNSRLLKLNFGIMCLHILLMSSFVALPRVMEQAGLAPQHHWKVYLVTMLVSFAAVVPFVIYAEVKRRMKQVFIACVMILIAAELVLLQAGNHALWQILIGIQLFFLGFNVMEALLPSLISKESPAGYKGTAMGVYSTTQFIGVAIGGSLGGALYDLHGASLVFSAGALLGLVWLLVSFTMQEPPYLSSLRITLPDEALRDNALSDKLQQHPGVADVVIVPDEFSAYVKIDRKKTSRQQLEQLVSQ
- a CDS encoding MBL fold metallo-hydrolase; translated protein: MKQIYPDLWQTRVEHPFSGVNSHAYLLVQDTGNILFYNSGSREEYQHIQELGGITYQFLSHRDEVGGALAEIKTLFGSKLCCHRLEEPVARKVTPVDYLFDGREIRQGNIEVIPTPGHTKGSVCFLVRSVHGQTYLFTGDTLYMNHGIWETRTNWYEGGSKSDLKSSLMLLRDLEPTVVISSASVGAVPFKAVSAEEWRSDIDNVLRTLS
- a CDS encoding SDR family oxidoreductase, whose protein sequence is MRIFVTGASGFVGSAVVRELIATGYQVLGLVRSDKSADGLRAIGGEAHRGDIENLDSVLAGAAVCDGIIHTAFDNDFSKFQANCETDRRLIEALGSVVEGSTRRLVITSAIGILPKSQRTTEDSMPATGSVTNPRAATEEAVDAVIAKGVHASIVRLASSVHGDGDHAFVPLLIDIARRTGVSAYIEEGQNCWPAVHRLDAATLYRLALERGTSGARYHAVAEERIPFKDIAIAIGRGLGVPIVSKSAAEAEAHFGWFSHFVSFDLDASNRLTRERLGWNPMMPSLLSDLEGDRYFRTPDSTRT
- a CDS encoding AraC family transcriptional regulator, which encodes MDPLSDVLALLKPVNYMSAGFDGGGDWAIQFPDQTGTIKSGAVVTGRCWLAVEGVDEPVQLESGDCFVLPRGEPFHLASQMDVKPVQAAEVFTGAENGGIVSWNGGGDVFIVSSRFSVSELHADMLLKLLPHIVHIRSTTDQTTLRWLVERMMQELRAPQPGSVLILQHLAHMILVQALRLHLDCRGVGLLSALADKNVGTAIAAMHEKPALNWTVQELGELTGMSRSSFAQRFKEAVGTSPIDYLARWRMLLASDRLINSDDPISAIAFSLGYESESAFSTAFKRIIGRSPRRYSHSVKPRA
- the cyoE gene encoding heme o synthase translates to MIKQYLQVTKPGIIFGNLISVIGGFLLAAKGTIHYPLFVATLIGVSLVVASGCVFNNVIDRDIDKKMERTKNRVLVKGLIPLKNTLIYASLLGIAGFALLYLAANPLAMWLAVMGFVVYVGVYSLYMKRHSVYGTLIGSLSGAAPPVIGYCAVSNQFDAGALILLLIFSLWQMPHSYAIAIFRFKDYQAANIPVLPVVKGISVAKHHITLYILAFMVATLMLSLGGYAGYKYLVVAAAVSVWWLGMALSGYKSPNDDRVWARKLFVFSIVAITSLSVMMSVDSMTPMQETLLTYLH
- a CDS encoding cytochrome o ubiquinol oxidase subunit IV, whose product is MSHSTHDHAGASHGSVKSYLIGFVLSIILTVIPFGLVMNGSASHSVILLTVLGCAVIQILVHLVYFLHLNTSSEERWNVVAIVFTALIIAIVVVGSLWIMMNAHHNMMIQ
- a CDS encoding cytochrome o ubiquinol oxidase subunit III; translation: MSTDTLTHHNAAHAEHGHHDTGANKVFGFWIYLMSDCILFGMLFATYAVLVNGTAGGPTGKELFDLKFVLVETFALLFSSITYGMAMIAMNKGNKSQVNAWLGLTFLFGLVFIGMEIYEFHHLIAEGAGPDRSAFLSAFFALVGTHGIHVTSGLIWIAIMMIQVTKYGLTSRNKTRLMCLSLFWHFLDVVWICVFTVVYLMGAM
- the cyoB gene encoding cytochrome o ubiquinol oxidase subunit I, with product MFGKLTLDAIPYHEPIIMVTVAAIILGGLALLAAVTYFGKWKWLWSEWFTSVDHKKIGIMYIIIGLVMMLRGFADAVMMRGQQVLASAGEAGFLNPHHYDQIFTAHGVIMIFFVATPFVVGLMNLAVPLQIGARDVAFPFLNSLSFWLFVAGVVLINLSLGIGEFAQTGWVAYPPLSGKEYSPGVGVDYWIWSLQISGVGTTLTGVNFFATIMKMRAPGMTLMKMPVFTWTALCTNVLIIAAFPILTVTIALLTLDRYLGTHFFTNDMGGNMMMYINLIWAWGHPEVYILVLPVFGIYSEVVATFCKKRLFGYTSLVWATIAITVLSFIVWLHHFFTMGSGANVNAFFGIATMIISIPTGVKIFNWLFTMYQGRIQPHSAMLWTTGFIITFSIGGMTGVLLAVPGANFVLHNSLFLIAHFHNVIIGGVVFGCFAGITYWFPKAFGFTLNETWGKRAFWFWIIGFFVAFMPLYVLGFMGMTRRLSQQINPEFHPLLVVASIGAGLIALGVLCQIIQFAVSIRDRDQNRDLTGDPWDARTLEWATSSPPPFYNFAIVPHIQERDAFWEIKEKGEAYRKPAQYEEIHMPKNTGAGVIISAFSLVFGFAMIWYIWWLAIIGFVGMVATWIVHSFNQDVDYYVPVKEVEKIENQNFDKLSKAGVKNVH